One segment of Trachemys scripta elegans isolate TJP31775 chromosome 1, CAS_Tse_1.0, whole genome shotgun sequence DNA contains the following:
- the LOC117874251 gene encoding C-type lectin domain family 1 member A-like yields the protein MENEDGCTTIKFYSQTPASAFRSPECPSPSPQWWLIAVILEILCLVLLITARVFDANSSQLSCLEAREYDNLTQQRENLKNLTQQLEHLQAQNLNLSEAVQQLASYRGSKCRLCPDKWLQHGEDCFHFSNEFKIWQKSKDYCSSLASKLLQIDSKEELVNISFFFNTGKHNSTR from the exons ATGGAGAATGAGGATGGATGCACCACTATAAAATTCTATTCACAAACTCCAGCTTCTGCCTTCAGATCTCCAG AGTGTCCATCACCATCTCCACAGTGGTGGCTCATTGCAGTGATTCTTGAGATCCTCTGTTTGGTTTTGCTAATAACTGCGAGGGTCTTTGATGCCAACT CCTCTCAGCTGTCCTGCCTGGAAGCCAGAGAGTATGACAACCTCACCCAGCAGAGGGAAAACCTGAAGAACCTcacccagcagctggagcatctcCAAGCACAGAACTTAAACCTTTCAGAGGCTGTCCAGCAGCTGGCAAGCTACCGAG gCTCCAAATGCCGCCTTTGTCCAGATAAATGGTTACAGCACGGAGAGGATTGCTTCCACTTTTCTAATGaatttaaaatttggcaaaagAGTAAAGATTATTGCTCTTCACTAGCTTCCAAGCTGCTTCAGATAGACAGCAAAGAAGAACTggtaaatatttctttcttttttaatactggCAAACATAATTCAACAAGATAA